In a genomic window of Parasteatoda tepidariorum isolate YZ-2023 unplaced genomic scaffold, CAS_Ptep_4.0 HiC_scaffold_748, whole genome shotgun sequence:
- the LOC139424899 gene encoding uncharacterized protein codes for MYADEINAFWRSSPLWRNVEKVLIKVNMRVQMLQDPSPERFSKQLLDIGNGKVTKDETGCMKFPGDFSTITNSQDDLINLIFPDAHTQYIRHESLRERAILAGKNVNVNELNLKIQQLLPGNLMTYKSVDAVCNPIKATNFPTEFLNSLDLPGIPPYNLVLKVGSPVVLLRNLNPPRLCNGTRLVVEKLMNNVIEVSILNGKFRDESTVLPRIPIIPTEL; via the coding sequence ATGTACGCTGATGAGATCAATGCTTTCTGGAGATCATCTCCACTTTGGCGTAATGTTGAAAAAGttctaataaaagtaaatatgcgCGTCCAAATGCTTCAAGATCCATCTCCTGAAAGATTCTCAAAACAATTGTTAGATATCGGTAATGGAAAAGTTACTAAGGATGAGACTGGATGCATGAAATTCCCGGGCGATTTCAGCACAATCACTAATTCACAAGATGATCTCATTAACCTAATATTTCCCGATGCACACACACAATACATTCGTCATGAGAGTCTGAGAGAAAGGGCGATTTTAGCAGGAAAAAATGTGAACGTCAACGAATTGAATCTGAAGATACAACAGTTATTGCCAGGTAACTTAATGACATATAAATCCGTTGATGCAGTTTGCAATCCCATTAAAGCAACAAATTTTCCAACAGAGTTTTTGAACTCATTGGATTTACCAGGCATACCACCGTATAATTTAGTACTCAAAGTTGGATCTCCGGTTGTTTTGCTTCGTAATTTGAACCCACCACGGCTGTGTAATGGCACGCGATTAGtcgttgaaaaattaatgaacaacgTTATAGAAGTCAgtattttaaatggcaaattcCGGGATGAAAGCACAGTACTTCCACGAATCCCTATTATACCAACAGAGTTGTGA